A DNA window from Streptococcus sp. LPB0220 contains the following coding sequences:
- a CDS encoding rhodanese-related sulfurtransferase: MAKPIRVLLYYKYVPIENAEQFAADHLAFCKSIGLKGRILVADEGINGTVSGDYETTQKYMDYVHSLPGMEDLWFKIDEEEEQAFKKMFVRYKKEIVHLGLEDDNFDNDINPLETTGAYLSPKEFKDALLDEDTVVLDTRNDYEYDLGHFRGAIRPDIRNFRELPQWVRDNKEKFMDKRVVVYCTGGVRCEKFSGWMVREGYKDVGQLHGGIATYGKDPEVQGELWDGKMYVFDERIAVDVNHVDPSVVGKDWFDGTPCERYVNCGNPFCNRRILTSEENEDKYLRGCSHECRVHPRNRYVEEHNLSQAEVRERLALIGETLDGAPA, translated from the coding sequence ATGGCAAAACCTATTCGTGTATTACTTTACTATAAATATGTTCCCATCGAAAACGCAGAACAATTTGCGGCTGATCACTTGGCTTTTTGTAAATCAATCGGCCTTAAAGGTCGTATCCTAGTCGCTGACGAAGGGATTAACGGAACCGTTTCTGGTGACTATGAAACAACGCAAAAATACATGGACTACGTTCACAGCCTTCCAGGGATGGAAGACCTCTGGTTCAAGATCGATGAGGAAGAAGAGCAAGCCTTCAAGAAGATGTTTGTACGTTATAAGAAAGAGATTGTCCACCTTGGTTTAGAAGATGATAATTTCGATAATGACATCAATCCTCTTGAAACGACAGGTGCTTATTTGTCTCCAAAAGAGTTTAAAGATGCTCTTCTAGACGAAGATACAGTCGTCCTTGATACTCGGAATGACTACGAGTACGATCTTGGTCACTTCCGTGGGGCTATTCGTCCTGACATCCGTAACTTCCGTGAATTGCCACAATGGGTTCGTGATAACAAGGAAAAATTCATGGACAAGCGTGTTGTCGTCTACTGTACTGGTGGAGTCCGCTGTGAGAAATTCTCTGGCTGGATGGTGCGTGAAGGCTACAAAGATGTTGGTCAATTGCATGGCGGAATCGCCACTTACGGGAAAGACCCAGAAGTTCAAGGCGAACTGTGGGATGGGAAAATGTACGTCTTTGACGAGCGGATTGCAGTCGATGTCAACCATGTCGATCCAAGCGTTGTCGGAAAAGACTGGTTTGATGGAACACCATGCGAACGCTATGTCAACTGTGGAAATCCTTTCTGTAACCGTCGCATCTTGACCTCAGAAGAAAACGAAGACAAGTACCTCCGTGGCTGCTCACATGAGTGCCGAGTTCACCCTCGCAATCGCTATGTAGAAGAACACAACTTGTCACAAGCAGAAGTTCGTGAGCGTTTAGCCCTTATCGGTGAGACGCTTGATGGAGCACCTGCATAA
- a CDS encoding DUF4299 family protein, with product MSIVFSIKNKKSLFGYQKVLAAQEVLKLVEGLTTYNYDPATLHRPLNDFEGLNCIVFGKSGLPLQLRYFDEEESYQIQVPSFAIEEDWQLALRWLSRLAEVLGTEIVASDGVSYTPDSIFHFDYEVVILETLGNLTKEKDLKEFEVQGFAHLVYLDRDTVQEVLNHVHPLEAYSAFIKKIQYSAAYFSQVRFYQQEETGAFLASYSLTEDTDTVLPSVPHVPAEYVEIVGLAGIIDWRVLLVAIDGDPDKPESYHPIGSLALKNLLEALEPDEFQLLDASQIEIKKLSKERLLELAQLENK from the coding sequence ATGAGTATCGTGTTTTCAATCAAAAATAAAAAGAGCTTATTTGGCTATCAGAAAGTACTCGCAGCACAGGAAGTTCTTAAATTAGTGGAAGGGTTGACGACCTACAACTATGATCCTGCCACCCTTCATCGTCCCTTAAATGATTTTGAAGGTTTGAACTGTATCGTATTTGGTAAGAGCGGTCTTCCTCTGCAGTTACGCTATTTTGATGAGGAAGAGTCTTATCAGATTCAGGTGCCCTCTTTTGCGATAGAAGAAGATTGGCAGTTGGCCCTTCGATGGCTTAGTCGCCTCGCAGAAGTATTAGGAACGGAGATTGTGGCCAGCGACGGCGTGAGCTATACTCCAGATTCTATTTTCCATTTTGATTATGAAGTCGTCATCCTAGAAACGCTGGGTAATTTGACGAAAGAAAAAGATCTAAAAGAGTTTGAAGTACAAGGCTTCGCTCATCTGGTTTATTTGGATCGGGATACAGTGCAGGAAGTCTTGAACCATGTCCATCCACTAGAAGCCTACTCTGCCTTTATCAAGAAGATTCAATATAGTGCAGCTTATTTCAGTCAAGTCCGTTTTTATCAACAGGAGGAGACAGGAGCCTTCTTAGCTAGCTATAGCTTGACAGAAGATACGGATACGGTCTTGCCAAGCGTGCCACATGTTCCTGCAGAATATGTAGAAATTGTGGGCTTAGCGGGTATCATTGATTGGCGAGTTCTATTGGTTGCGATCGATGGAGATCCTGATAAGCCAGAAAGTTACCATCCAATTGGTTCTCTTGCTCTGAAGAATCTACTGGAAGCACTAGAGCCAGATGAATTCCAGTTGCTTGATGCTAGTCAAATTGAAATTAAAAAATTGTCCAAAGAACGATTGCTAGAATTAGCGCAATTGGAGAACAAGTAA
- a CDS encoding carbohydrate kinase family protein, which translates to MTAALIIGSTVCDVMIYLDRLPSREGDAHIDHQQWSVGGYAFNVVNILHFLSQPYQFVSPVGSGIYGDFIRRELKQLGISSSISLEGANGCCYCFVEFDGERTFLSDHGVEYSFQAEWLKEIETDRFDYIYLCGLEVEEPTGLALVQSVSQLEGQVIFAPGPRGLLIPKDRLEAIYDLHPILHVNEAEALAFSGCREIQPAIEHLYQRTGQIVIVTLGENGAVAYDGNWYEADGFPTEVVDTVGAGDSHVGAFISARLEGLDIAQALSFANKVSSQIVASKGVHLTKEQQEALRTELKQK; encoded by the coding sequence ATGACAGCTGCGTTAATTATTGGTTCTACAGTTTGTGATGTGATGATCTACTTGGATCGTTTGCCAAGTCGTGAAGGAGATGCCCATATTGATCACCAGCAATGGTCTGTGGGAGGTTATGCCTTTAATGTCGTTAATATCCTTCATTTTTTGTCGCAACCCTACCAGTTTGTCTCGCCAGTCGGTTCTGGAATATATGGTGATTTTATTCGGAGAGAATTGAAACAATTAGGGATTTCCTCTAGCATCTCATTAGAAGGGGCCAATGGTTGCTGTTACTGCTTTGTAGAGTTTGATGGTGAGCGGACCTTCTTATCGGACCACGGAGTGGAGTATAGCTTCCAAGCAGAGTGGCTAAAAGAGATTGAGACAGATCGGTTTGATTACATCTACTTATGTGGCCTTGAAGTCGAGGAGCCAACTGGTCTTGCATTGGTCCAGTCTGTTTCGCAACTAGAAGGCCAGGTGATTTTCGCACCTGGGCCACGTGGACTCTTGATTCCAAAGGATCGATTGGAAGCCATTTATGATCTGCATCCAATTCTCCATGTTAATGAGGCTGAAGCACTGGCTTTTTCAGGGTGTAGAGAGATCCAGCCAGCCATCGAACACTTGTATCAGAGAACGGGACAAATAGTCATTGTCACCTTGGGTGAAAACGGAGCGGTTGCCTATGATGGCAACTGGTATGAGGCAGACGGTTTTCCAACAGAAGTCGTCGATACAGTAGGCGCTGGAGATAGCCATGTAGGAGCCTTTATATCCGCTCGTCTAGAAGGCTTAGACATCGCGCAAGCCTTAAGCTTTGCCAACAAAGTCTCTAGCCAGATTGTTGCAAGTAAGGGCGTTCATCTGACAAAAGAGCAGCAAGAAGCCCTGCGAACAGAATTGAAACAAAAATAA
- a CDS encoding MetQ/NlpA family ABC transporter substrate-binding protein yields the protein MKLKKILGLTALAAIATFALAACGSSKSSSKDGETTVKVGVMTLSDTEKARWDQVQKNLDDAKTGIKLEFTQFTDYSQPNVAVKDGSVDINAFQHYNFLDNWNSKNDNALVAVADTYIAPIRLYSGTENGKNKYTSIKEIPKGGTIAVPNDPTNESRALYVLQSAGLIKLDTKDGQLANVSNIKENSKDLKISELDASQTPSALPSVDAAVINNTFVREAGVDFKKAIYVEKKDNNSKQWYNVIAAKKDWEKSDKAKAIKEIIKAYHKDNVKKVIEESSEGMDQPVF from the coding sequence ATGAAATTGAAAAAAATTCTTGGTTTAACAGCTCTTGCAGCTATTGCAACATTTGCTCTTGCAGCATGTGGTTCTTCAAAATCATCTAGCAAAGATGGTGAAACAACTGTAAAAGTGGGTGTTATGACTTTGAGCGACACTGAAAAAGCTCGTTGGGATCAAGTTCAAAAGAACTTGGATGACGCTAAAACAGGAATCAAATTGGAATTCACTCAATTTACAGACTACTCACAACCAAACGTGGCTGTAAAAGATGGTAGCGTGGATATCAATGCTTTCCAACACTACAACTTCCTTGATAACTGGAACTCTAAAAACGACAATGCCCTTGTTGCAGTAGCAGATACGTACATCGCTCCAATCCGTCTTTACTCTGGTACAGAAAACGGTAAAAACAAATACACTTCAATTAAAGAAATTCCTAAAGGTGGAACAATCGCTGTACCAAATGACCCAACAAATGAAAGCCGTGCCTTGTATGTCTTGCAATCAGCTGGTTTGATTAAATTGGATACCAAAGATGGTCAATTGGCAAACGTGTCAAACATCAAAGAAAATTCAAAAGATTTGAAGATTTCTGAATTGGATGCTTCACAAACACCATCTGCTCTTCCATCAGTAGATGCTGCAGTCATCAACAATACCTTCGTTCGTGAAGCAGGCGTTGATTTCAAAAAAGCTATCTATGTTGAAAAGAAAGACAACAACTCAAAACAATGGTACAACGTGATCGCTGCTAAGAAAGATTGGGAAAAATCTGATAAAGCAAAAGCAATCAAAGAAATCATCAAAGCCTATCACAAAGACAATGTGAAGAAAGTGATCGAAGAATCTTCAGAAGGAATGGACCAACCAGTCTTCTAA
- a CDS encoding M20/M25/M40 family metallo-hydrolase — protein MPFATEAEQIRKFENDEVAQHYFEVLRTLISKKSIFAQQVGLKEVANYLGEIFTAAGAKVEVDDSYTAPFVIAKFFSPNPEAKTIIFYNHYDTVPADGDQPWTGDPFTLSVHYGTMYGRGVDDDKGHITARLTALRKYIRESGDLPVNITFIIEGAEESASTDLDKYLAKHKKHLRGADLLVWEQGTRNNQGQLEISGGSKGIVTFDMVVKSAEVDIHSSYGGVVESASWYLLNAIASLRDKEGRILVDGIYDQIQEPNERELALIEQYANKGPEDVAETYGLTLPILKEDRKEFLRRFYFEPALNIEGFGSGYQGQGVKTILPAEARAKMEVRLVPGLDPKDVLEKIKQQLKKNGYDQVELVYTLGEMSYRSDMSAPSILNVIRLAKDFYREGVSVLPTTAGTGPMHTVFEALQVPMAAFGIGNANSRDHGGDENVKIADYYTHIELIKELIASYE, from the coding sequence ATGCCTTTTGCAACAGAAGCGGAACAAATCCGTAAATTTGAAAATGATGAGGTCGCACAACATTATTTTGAAGTGTTGCGAACATTGATTTCAAAAAAATCCATCTTTGCCCAACAAGTTGGTCTCAAGGAAGTGGCCAACTATTTGGGGGAAATTTTTACAGCTGCAGGAGCCAAAGTCGAAGTTGATGATAGCTATACAGCTCCTTTTGTGATTGCCAAATTTTTCTCGCCAAATCCTGAAGCCAAAACCATCATTTTTTATAACCACTATGATACGGTACCAGCTGATGGAGACCAACCTTGGACGGGAGATCCCTTCACCTTGTCAGTTCATTATGGAACCATGTACGGTCGAGGGGTTGATGATGATAAGGGGCATATCACAGCTCGTCTCACAGCTCTTCGAAAATACATTCGTGAAAGTGGCGATTTGCCAGTCAATATCACCTTTATTATCGAAGGGGCAGAGGAGTCTGCATCGACTGACTTGGATAAATACTTGGCCAAACATAAGAAACACTTGCGTGGGGCAGACCTCTTAGTGTGGGAACAAGGTACCCGAAATAATCAGGGTCAGTTGGAAATTTCCGGTGGTAGCAAAGGGATCGTCACCTTTGATATGGTGGTGAAGAGTGCAGAAGTGGATATCCATTCCAGCTATGGTGGCGTGGTGGAATCTGCTTCTTGGTATTTGTTAAATGCTATCGCCAGTCTTCGTGACAAAGAAGGCCGAATCTTGGTGGATGGGATTTATGATCAGATCCAAGAACCCAATGAACGCGAACTAGCTTTGATCGAGCAATATGCCAACAAAGGACCAGAAGATGTAGCGGAAACCTATGGTCTAACCCTTCCAATCTTGAAGGAAGACCGAAAAGAATTCCTGCGTCGTTTCTATTTTGAACCAGCCCTGAATATTGAAGGTTTTGGCTCTGGTTACCAAGGACAAGGTGTTAAAACGATTCTTCCGGCAGAGGCGCGTGCCAAGATGGAGGTGCGCTTGGTTCCAGGTCTAGATCCCAAGGATGTCTTAGAAAAGATCAAGCAACAATTGAAGAAAAATGGCTATGATCAGGTCGAATTGGTCTATACTCTCGGTGAAATGAGTTACCGAAGTGATATGAGTGCCCCATCGATTTTAAATGTCATACGGCTGGCCAAAGATTTCTATAGAGAAGGAGTTTCTGTTCTTCCAACAACAGCAGGGACAGGCCCCATGCATACGGTCTTTGAGGCTTTGCAGGTGCCGATGGCAGCCTTTGGAATTGGGAATGCCAATAGCCGGGACCATGGGGGCGATGAAAATGTGAAAATCGCCGATTATTACACCCATATTGAATTGATAAAGGAGTTAATAGCAAGTTATGAGTAA
- a CDS encoding DUF6773 family protein, translating to MRLQLLNKQIIDEREEGLANKAGAETAGFLFLALTVFSVGSIFTSKVGLSPIMVVALLIVSGLYYSVRCQRLGVKFISYSYLNVTGIVAVTSILSLFIWAQNFQLNQAVYQANPFHSKFLLVLPITFLLNLPIVWGVNTLVMLLAKVEKKRYEAYLDQLEKEE from the coding sequence ATGAGATTACAATTGCTGAACAAACAAATCATAGATGAACGAGAAGAAGGCTTAGCTAATAAGGCTGGTGCTGAGACAGCCGGTTTTCTTTTCCTTGCCTTAACTGTTTTTAGTGTGGGATCCATTTTTACATCTAAGGTGGGGCTCAGTCCAATCATGGTGGTAGCCTTACTCATCGTCTCAGGATTGTATTACTCTGTTCGTTGTCAACGATTGGGTGTGAAATTTATCAGTTATAGCTATCTAAATGTGACGGGAATTGTAGCAGTAACCTCTATTCTTTCCTTGTTCATCTGGGCTCAAAATTTTCAATTAAACCAAGCTGTCTATCAGGCAAATCCCTTCCATTCAAAATTCTTACTGGTACTACCTATTACCTTTTTACTGAATCTTCCAATTGTATGGGGAGTCAATACCCTTGTAATGCTTCTTGCAAAAGTTGAGAAAAAACGCTATGAAGCCTATCTAGATCAGTTGGAAAAGGAAGAGTAG
- a CDS encoding methionine ABC transporter ATP-binding protein has product MSKAMIQLDHIDVTFQQKKRQIQAVKDVTIHINEGDIYGIVGYSGAGKSTLVRVINLLQVPSAGTITVDGDVIYQDRVTLKPAALREKRRDIGMIFQHFNLMAQMTVAENVAFALKHSNLNKEQKNEKVAKLLDLVGLADRAENYPAQLSGGQKQRVAIARALANDPKILISDESTSALDPKTTKQILALLQELNKKLGLTIVLITHEMQIVKDIANRVAVMQNGELIEEGSVLDIFSNPKNALTQDFITVATGIDEAMVKINQQAIVKNLPDDSILAHLKYAGSVTDTAIINDIYKQYQVSANILFGNIEILDNTPVGELVVILSGENQNLETAKAELENAGVSVTIVKDGRKA; this is encoded by the coding sequence ATGAGTAAAGCAATGATTCAGCTGGACCACATTGATGTGACCTTCCAGCAAAAGAAACGTCAGATCCAAGCTGTCAAAGATGTGACCATTCATATCAATGAAGGTGATATCTATGGGATTGTAGGTTATTCTGGAGCCGGGAAATCGACCTTGGTTCGGGTGATCAATCTCTTACAAGTTCCAAGTGCCGGAACCATCACTGTGGATGGGGATGTGATTTACCAAGATCGGGTGACCTTAAAACCGGCTGCTCTTCGAGAGAAACGTCGGGATATCGGGATGATCTTCCAACACTTCAACTTGATGGCTCAAATGACCGTCGCAGAAAATGTAGCCTTCGCTCTTAAACATTCAAATTTAAATAAAGAACAAAAGAATGAAAAAGTGGCGAAATTGTTGGATCTAGTTGGTCTAGCTGACCGTGCAGAAAATTACCCAGCCCAATTGTCTGGTGGTCAAAAGCAACGGGTGGCGATAGCGCGTGCCCTTGCCAACGATCCAAAAATTTTGATTTCAGATGAGTCAACTTCAGCCTTGGATCCAAAGACGACCAAACAAATTCTAGCTTTGTTGCAAGAATTGAATAAAAAACTTGGTTTAACCATTGTCTTGATCACCCATGAGATGCAAATTGTCAAAGATATTGCCAACCGGGTAGCTGTCATGCAAAATGGCGAACTGATTGAAGAAGGGTCTGTGTTAGATATCTTCTCGAATCCGAAAAATGCTTTGACGCAAGACTTTATCACGGTTGCAACAGGAATTGATGAAGCCATGGTGAAAATCAATCAACAAGCGATTGTGAAGAACTTGCCTGATGATTCGATTTTGGCGCATCTCAAGTATGCAGGTTCTGTGACAGATACAGCTATCATCAATGATATTTACAAGCAGTACCAAGTATCTGCCAACATTTTATTTGGGAACATCGAGATCCTTGATAACACACCTGTTGGAGAGTTGGTGGTCATCTTATCAGGTGAAAATCAAAATCTGGAAACGGCCAAAGCTGAGTTAGAAAATGCAGGAGTTTCCGTGACTATTGTGAAAGATGGGAGAAAAGCATGA
- a CDS encoding methionine ABC transporter permease: MIQLIQTYLPNVYKLGWSGQYGWGTAIYLTLYMTVISFIIGGFLGLVTGLLLVLTRPGGVIENRIVFQILDKITSLFRAIPFIILLAFINPLTYLLLKNTIGPTAALVPLSLAVFPFFARQVQVVLSELDGGVIEAAQASGATFWDIVGVYLREGLPDLIRVTTVTIISLIGETAMAGAVGAGGLGTLAINYGKNMFNNDVIFVATLLILILIVLVQFIGDFLSKKISHR; encoded by the coding sequence ATGATCCAGTTAATTCAAACATATTTACCAAATGTCTATAAATTAGGGTGGTCTGGCCAGTATGGATGGGGAACCGCTATTTACTTGACTCTTTACATGACCGTTATTTCCTTCATTATTGGTGGATTTTTAGGTTTGGTGACAGGACTTTTGTTAGTCTTGACCCGTCCAGGAGGTGTCATCGAAAATAGAATCGTTTTCCAAATTTTGGATAAGATTACTTCCTTGTTCCGCGCCATTCCTTTCATTATCTTGTTGGCCTTTATTAATCCCTTGACCTACTTGCTCTTGAAAAATACCATCGGTCCTACAGCGGCCCTTGTTCCGCTGTCTTTGGCTGTCTTTCCATTCTTTGCTCGCCAAGTCCAAGTAGTCTTGTCAGAATTGGATGGAGGCGTGATTGAAGCAGCACAAGCCAGTGGGGCAACCTTCTGGGATATTGTCGGTGTCTACCTGCGTGAAGGACTTCCTGATTTGATCCGTGTAACAACAGTGACCATCATTTCCTTGATTGGAGAAACCGCCATGGCGGGTGCCGTTGGTGCTGGAGGATTAGGAACCTTAGCCATCAACTACGGGAAAAACATGTTTAACAATGATGTCATCTTTGTGGCGACCCTATTGATCCTGATTCTGATCGTTCTGGTCCAATTTATCGGGGACTTCCTTTCGAAGAAAATTAGCCACCGTTAG
- a CDS encoding helix-turn-helix transcriptional regulator, with the protein MAKNLKLKMARVEHDMTQGDLADAIGVTRQTIGLIEAGKYNPTLSLCLAICKTLDKTLDQLFWE; encoded by the coding sequence GTGGCGAAAAATCTCAAATTAAAAATGGCCCGGGTCGAGCATGATATGACCCAGGGGGATCTTGCAGATGCCATTGGAGTGACGCGCCAGACCATCGGTCTGATTGAGGCGGGAAAGTATAACCCGACCCTCAGTCTCTGCCTTGCCATCTGTAAGACCTTGGATAAGACGCTGGATCAACTGTTCTGGGAGTAA
- a CDS encoding DUF6773 family protein has protein sequence MKQKKEPIVKDERTMLLDGKIAGELVLGMTCFIALSAFVKSSILDLDLVAYLPEMFLLIAMGAYALLRRISSGIDIRDVLEKDSWLSRLGSGLVFAVLMIAMDVIGKREATSFILSPKYLIKILLEIIVFAILTDLLEKPLALINRKKQEKIEAELEDEE, from the coding sequence ATGAAACAAAAGAAAGAACCAATTGTAAAAGATGAACGGACTATGCTACTTGATGGAAAAATCGCAGGAGAACTTGTCCTTGGCATGACCTGCTTTATTGCCCTATCTGCCTTTGTGAAGTCCAGTATCCTGGACTTAGACCTAGTCGCTTATCTCCCCGAGATGTTCCTTCTGATTGCCATGGGGGCTTATGCTCTGCTAAGAAGGATCAGTTCAGGGATTGATATCCGAGATGTGTTAGAAAAAGATAGCTGGTTGAGTCGCCTTGGGTCAGGTCTAGTCTTTGCTGTGCTGATGATAGCCATGGATGTGATTGGAAAGCGAGAGGCAACGAGCTTTATCTTGAGTCCCAAGTATCTGATCAAAATTTTATTAGAAATCATCGTTTTTGCCATCCTGACAGATCTGCTTGAAAAACCACTTGCTCTTATCAATCGGAAAAAACAAGAGAAGATCGAGGCAGAGTTAGAGGATGAAGAATAA
- a CDS encoding MptD family putative ECF transporter S component — protein MNRINVNQIKQVGAFIFLYFLAIGLGVLVGNLVDHQGNMFYAPAFSALFGGMIYRYYLEKIKGVGSIFIVGCVIGSFFLFSRHGAGAFIPALIAGSFAEMVALSGRFRSNLRNALSFVIFAFATTGPILMMWFYPASYRMSLLDRGKSIDYVNRVMVSPDLATITWFVLTVILGAGLGWGLSYILQSFLTKRRGN, from the coding sequence ATGAATAGAATAAATGTGAATCAAATAAAACAAGTTGGAGCCTTCATCTTCCTCTATTTTCTTGCGATTGGACTGGGGGTCTTAGTTGGAAATCTGGTCGATCATCAAGGAAATATGTTTTATGCTCCTGCCTTTTCAGCCTTGTTTGGCGGGATGATCTACCGCTATTATCTAGAAAAAATAAAAGGAGTTGGATCTATCTTTATAGTTGGCTGCGTGATTGGATCCTTCTTCCTCTTTTCGCGTCATGGTGCAGGGGCCTTTATTCCAGCCTTGATCGCCGGAAGTTTTGCGGAAATGGTCGCCTTAAGTGGTCGTTTTCGCTCGAATTTACGAAATGCTTTGTCTTTTGTCATTTTTGCCTTTGCGACGACAGGGCCCATTCTTATGATGTGGTTCTATCCAGCCAGTTACCGCATGTCGTTACTGGATCGTGGTAAATCGATAGACTATGTCAATCGGGTGATGGTATCACCAGATCTAGCGACCATCACTTGGTTTGTCCTCACGGTCATATTGGGTGCTGGATTAGGATGGGGACTATCATATATCCTACAGTCATTTCTAACAAAAAGAAGAGGAAACTAA
- a CDS encoding SDR family oxidoreductase — MSETILVTGASAGFGQAICRRLVADGYRVIGSARRIEKLQALQEELGEAFYPLQMDVTDLSQVDHALASLPKAWEKVDVLVNNAGLALGLAPAYEAEVADWLTMIQTNIVGLTYLTRKILPQMVERNDGYIINLGSTAGTVPYPGANIYGASKAFVKQFSLNLRADLAGKKIRVSNIEPGLCEGTEFSSVRFKGDEKRVEALYRDAHAIQPEDIANTVAWLIQQPKHVNVNRIEIMPVSQTFGPQPVYRD, encoded by the coding sequence ATGTCAGAAACGATTTTAGTAACAGGAGCTTCAGCTGGCTTTGGTCAAGCGATTTGCCGTCGTTTAGTAGCAGATGGATATCGTGTGATCGGATCAGCTAGACGCATCGAAAAATTACAGGCCCTCCAAGAAGAGTTGGGAGAAGCCTTTTATCCCCTGCAAATGGATGTGACGGATCTTTCTCAGGTAGATCATGCACTTGCCAGTTTGCCAAAAGCTTGGGAGAAAGTGGATGTTTTGGTCAATAATGCTGGCTTGGCTCTAGGCCTCGCCCCAGCTTATGAAGCAGAGGTCGCAGACTGGCTGACCATGATTCAGACCAATATTGTTGGTTTGACCTATCTGACAAGGAAAATCTTGCCCCAGATGGTGGAACGAAATGATGGCTATATTATCAATTTGGGCTCTACAGCAGGAACTGTGCCTTATCCAGGGGCCAATATTTACGGGGCATCCAAGGCTTTTGTCAAGCAATTCTCCCTCAATCTTCGGGCGGATCTAGCTGGCAAGAAGATTCGTGTCAGCAATATTGAACCCGGTCTTTGTGAAGGGACAGAGTTCTCTTCTGTTCGCTTTAAAGGAGACGAAAAACGGGTAGAAGCCCTCTATCGTGATGCCCATGCCATTCAACCTGAAGACATTGCTAACACCGTAGCTTGGTTGATCCAACAGCCCAAGCATGTCAATGTCAATCGGATTGAAATCATGCCGGTTTCCCAAACCTTTGGCCCTCAACCCGTTTATCGTGATTAA
- a CDS encoding nucleoside phosphorylase: MLLEEFDANRQAIINPQDLHQPIEGFPKVVIPCFSRVTFARLLENYEHEVIARTSMANFEVVVYGITIGDQQIGAFNAPVGAASCVGIIEDLIQFGMEKLVLFGTCGVLDRDIEATSIIIPTAALRDEGTSYHYLPASDEVEVNKKNLPLFQAFLESHKVSYQSGKVWTTDAPYRETIDKMKRRKEAGAICVDMECSAVAALAAYRGFELCHFFYAADHLSEEKWDIRTLSSHEDLDSKDRIAELAIQFALLWEKAN; the protein is encoded by the coding sequence ATGCTGTTAGAAGAATTTGATGCCAATCGACAGGCGATTATCAATCCACAAGACTTACACCAACCAATTGAAGGATTTCCCAAAGTAGTCATCCCTTGCTTTTCAAGAGTAACTTTTGCTCGCCTCCTTGAAAATTATGAACATGAGGTCATTGCAAGAACCTCCATGGCCAATTTTGAAGTCGTGGTCTATGGGATCACTATTGGAGACCAACAGATTGGTGCCTTTAATGCACCAGTTGGGGCTGCTTCCTGTGTGGGGATTATAGAGGACCTGATTCAATTTGGGATGGAAAAACTGGTGCTCTTTGGAACCTGTGGGGTTTTAGACCGTGATATCGAAGCGACTTCCATCATCATTCCAACGGCTGCTCTTCGCGACGAGGGGACCAGTTACCACTATCTTCCGGCTAGTGATGAAGTGGAAGTAAACAAGAAAAACCTTCCTCTCTTCCAAGCCTTTCTTGAAAGCCACAAGGTTTCCTATCAGTCAGGAAAAGTGTGGACGACAGATGCACCCTACCGGGAAACCATCGACAAGATGAAGCGACGAAAGGAAGCGGGAGCCATCTGTGTGGATATGGAATGTTCGGCAGTGGCAGCCTTAGCAGCTTATAGGGGCTTTGAGCTCTGCCATTTCTTCTATGCAGCTGACCACCTCTCGGAAGAAAAATGGGATATCCGAACCTTATCTAGTCATGAGGATTTAGATAGCAAGGATCGAATCGCGGAGTTAGCCATCCAATTTGCGCTCTTATGGGAAAAGGCGAACTAA